A region of Pseudomonas sp. Marseille-Q3773 DNA encodes the following proteins:
- a CDS encoding TerC family protein produces the protein MTALHTFLTTPFLGTSAWLWLLFVAIVVALLVLDLGVLHRHDREIEMRESLLLYSGYFSVGVLFGLGVWYSLGAHPALEFYTVFLVEQSLSMDNVFVMAMIFSFFAIPRRYQHRVLFWGILGVVVLRAIMIGVGAALVQNFAWVLYLFGAFLLFTGVKMALSKEDHRPDLANNPILKFVRRHMRVTEQIHGAHFFVRLAPPGQSTALRHATPLFLALVLIELADLVFAVDSVPAIFAITQDPFIVYTSNIFAILGLRSLYFALAALMHRFVYLKYALAMVLIFIGCKIFYHGMVGKVPALLSLGVTFGLLLGGVVVSLVKTRGEKVAVVDQPLEQPANADRTVGQKEDDPQMRV, from the coding sequence ATGACAGCTCTACACACATTCCTCACCACCCCGTTCCTCGGTACCAGCGCCTGGTTGTGGCTGCTGTTCGTGGCTATCGTCGTAGCCCTGCTGGTGCTCGATCTTGGCGTGCTGCATCGCCACGACCGGGAAATCGAAATGCGCGAAAGCCTGTTGCTGTATTCAGGCTATTTCAGCGTCGGCGTGCTGTTCGGCCTCGGGGTCTGGTATTCCCTGGGCGCACACCCGGCGCTGGAGTTCTATACCGTTTTCCTCGTCGAGCAGTCGCTGTCGATGGACAACGTGTTCGTCATGGCGATGATCTTCAGCTTTTTCGCCATTCCCCGCCGCTACCAGCACCGCGTGCTGTTCTGGGGCATCCTCGGCGTGGTCGTGCTGCGGGCGATCATGATCGGTGTTGGCGCGGCGCTGGTGCAGAACTTCGCCTGGGTGTTGTACCTCTTCGGCGCCTTCCTGCTGTTTACCGGGGTGAAGATGGCGCTGTCGAAGGAAGACCACCGGCCGGACCTGGCCAACAACCCGATCCTGAAGTTCGTGCGGCGGCACATGCGGGTCACCGAGCAGATCCACGGCGCGCATTTCTTCGTACGCCTTGCTCCGCCCGGCCAGAGCACGGCGCTGCGCCATGCCACCCCACTGTTCCTGGCGCTGGTGCTGATCGAACTGGCCGACCTGGTGTTCGCCGTCGACAGCGTGCCGGCGATCTTCGCAATTACCCAGGACCCGTTCATTGTCTATACCTCGAACATCTTCGCCATCCTGGGGTTGCGCTCGCTGTATTTCGCGCTGGCGGCGCTGATGCACCGGTTCGTTTACCTCAAGTACGCGCTGGCGATGGTGCTGATCTTCATTGGCTGCAAGATTTTCTATCACGGCATGGTGGGCAAGGTGCCGGCGCTGCTGTCGTTGGGGGTGACGTTCGGGTTGCTGTTGGGTGGGGTGGTGGTTTCGTTGGTCAAGACACGGGGGGAGAAGGTGGCTGTCGTAGATCAGCCGCTCGAGCAACCAGCAAATGCCGATCGTACAGTCGGCCAGAAAGAGGATGACCCGCAGATGCGGGTCTGA
- a CDS encoding phosphate ABC transporter substrate-binding/OmpA family protein, with translation MPRLLVLLLSLLPLTAHAEHLRVQGSNTIGAALLPALVQAQLRARHATAIEQHPGQLANETVITARDSQGQPIHVDIAAHGSSTGFTALGRGEADLAAASRPINDSEAGQLRALGDLRSAATEQVIGLDGVAVIVHPDNPLPQLTTAQLAQVFSGQIQRWEQLGIAGGSIHLYARDDRSGTYETFKALVLEPQHETLSATARRFESSDELAAQVGADRQAIGFSSLPAVHRAKVLAVAEGDAPAMLPERALVASEDYPLSRRLYFYLPANPKPQAKTLADFAQSPAGQAIVAQQGFVSQQINAQSVAPLADMPPRYRALAQQAQRLSVNFRFQEGSASLDTKALRDVQRVADYLRQAGKLNGKAVLVGFGDPKETPGRAALLSRLRAQAVRRELARDGVEVQQVMGMGDELPVAGNELEQGRLRNRRVEVWVN, from the coding sequence ATGCCCCGCCTGCTTGTCTTGCTGCTTTCCCTGCTTCCGCTGACGGCCCACGCCGAGCACCTGCGGGTGCAGGGATCCAACACCATCGGCGCAGCGCTGCTGCCGGCGTTGGTCCAGGCGCAATTGCGCGCCCGGCATGCCACGGCGATCGAACAGCACCCCGGGCAACTCGCCAATGAAACCGTCATCACTGCGCGTGACAGCCAAGGGCAGCCGATACACGTCGATATCGCCGCCCACGGTTCCAGCACCGGCTTCACCGCCCTGGGGCGTGGCGAGGCCGACCTGGCCGCCGCTTCGCGGCCGATCAACGACAGCGAAGCGGGCCAGCTGCGCGCACTCGGCGACCTGCGCAGTGCCGCCACCGAGCAGGTGATCGGCCTCGATGGCGTCGCGGTCATCGTCCACCCCGACAATCCGCTACCCCAACTCACTACAGCGCAACTGGCACAGGTCTTCTCCGGTCAGATACAGCGCTGGGAGCAGCTGGGCATTGCCGGTGGCAGCATCCATCTCTACGCCCGTGACGACCGCTCCGGCACCTACGAAACCTTCAAGGCGCTGGTGCTGGAACCGCAGCACGAAACATTGTCGGCCACGGCCAGGCGCTTCGAATCCAGCGACGAGCTGGCCGCGCAAGTCGGCGCCGACCGCCAGGCCATCGGTTTCAGCAGCCTGCCGGCGGTGCACCGGGCCAAGGTGCTGGCGGTGGCCGAAGGCGACGCGCCGGCCATGCTCCCCGAGCGCGCGCTGGTGGCCAGCGAAGACTATCCACTGTCGCGGCGCCTGTACTTCTACCTGCCGGCTAATCCGAAACCACAGGCCAAGACCCTGGCAGACTTCGCCCAGAGCCCGGCCGGCCAGGCGATCGTCGCCCAGCAGGGTTTCGTCTCGCAGCAGATCAATGCCCAGTCTGTCGCACCGCTGGCCGACATGCCACCGCGTTATCGTGCCTTGGCCCAGCAAGCGCAGCGGTTGAGCGTGAACTTTCGCTTCCAGGAGGGCAGCGCCAGCCTCGACACCAAGGCGTTGCGCGATGTGCAGCGGGTGGCCGATTACCTGCGCCAGGCCGGCAAGCTGAACGGCAAGGCAGTGCTGGTGGGGTTTGGCGACCCCAAGGAAACCCCCGGCCGTGCCGCCCTGCTCTCCCGCCTGCGCGCCCAGGCGGTGCGCCGCGAGCTGGCGCGCGATGGGGTCGAGGTGCAGCAGGTCATGGGCATGGGCGATGAACTCCCGGTGGCAGGAAACGAACTGGAGCAAGGGCGGCTGCGCAACCGCCGGGTCGAGGTATGGGTGAACTGA
- a CDS encoding ABC transporter ATP-binding protein, producing the protein MSAVMKEHAPGKTLVSLRGLNKHYGDFTAVDNLDLDIQDGEFLTFLGSSGSGKSTTLSMLAGFETPSSGEILVDGQSLVNVPPHKRDIGMVFQRYSLFPHLNVRDNIGFPLAIRKLSSAETSKRVDAMLKLVQLEQFAHRKPSQMSGGQQQRVAIARALVYEPRILLMDEPLGALDKKLREDLQDELRQLHRRLGITIVYVTHDQEEAMRLSQRIAIFSHGKIVGLGTGYDLYQNPPNAFVASFLGNSNFLRIKASSNGAGSFEGQPVAIRLTPGLAASQEALIMVRPEKALALTAEQAVREPLPAGWNEVSAKVGEVLFLGESQTCHVVTAGGTELTVKALSAAGMPMQPGDTVKVRWAVADACIYTEWAESDLSKSAGAH; encoded by the coding sequence ATGAGTGCAGTGATGAAAGAACACGCGCCAGGCAAGACCCTGGTCAGCCTGCGCGGCCTGAACAAGCATTACGGCGACTTCACCGCCGTCGATAACCTCGACCTGGACATCCAGGATGGCGAATTCCTGACATTTCTTGGCTCCAGCGGTTCGGGCAAATCCACCACCCTGTCGATGCTGGCCGGTTTCGAAACGCCCAGCAGCGGCGAAATCCTGGTCGACGGCCAGTCGCTGGTCAACGTGCCACCGCACAAGCGCGACATCGGCATGGTATTCCAGCGCTATTCGCTGTTCCCGCACCTGAACGTGCGCGACAACATCGGCTTCCCGCTGGCCATTCGCAAGCTGAGCTCCGCCGAGACCAGCAAGCGCGTCGACGCCATGCTCAAGCTGGTGCAGCTGGAGCAGTTCGCCCATCGCAAGCCGTCGCAGATGTCCGGCGGCCAGCAGCAACGCGTGGCGATTGCCCGGGCGCTGGTGTACGAGCCACGCATCCTGCTGATGGACGAGCCCCTGGGTGCGCTGGACAAGAAGCTGCGCGAAGACCTGCAGGACGAACTGCGTCAATTGCATAGACGCCTGGGCATCACCATCGTCTACGTTACCCATGATCAGGAAGAAGCCATGCGCCTGTCGCAGCGCATCGCCATCTTCAGCCATGGCAAGATCGTCGGCCTGGGCACCGGTTACGACCTGTACCAGAACCCGCCGAATGCCTTCGTCGCCTCGTTCCTGGGTAATTCCAACTTCCTGCGGATCAAGGCCAGCAGCAACGGCGCAGGCAGCTTCGAAGGGCAGCCGGTGGCGATCCGCCTGACGCCGGGCCTGGCCGCGTCGCAGGAGGCGCTGATCATGGTGCGCCCGGAAAAGGCCTTGGCCCTCACCGCCGAACAGGCCGTACGCGAGCCGCTGCCGGCGGGTTGGAACGAGGTCAGTGCCAAGGTTGGCGAGGTGTTGTTCCTGGGCGAGAGCCAGACTTGCCACGTGGTCACCGCGGGCGGCACCGAACTGACCGTGAAGGCACTCTCGGCTGCGGGCATGCCGATGCAGCCGGGCGATACCGTGAAGGTGCGCTGGGCGGTAGCAGATGCCTGCATCTACACCGAATGGGCCGAGAGCGATTTGAGCAAATCCGCCGGGGCGCATTGA
- a CDS encoding ABC transporter permease produces MLLSPNAMGRPLRTGLYLTTGVIAAFLLLPVVFIVLLSFGSSQWLVFPPPGWTFKWYGQFFSNPEWMDAALASLKVALLTTVAAVLLGLPTAFALVRGRFPGRELLYGLFTMPMIVPLVIIAVAVYALFLKLGYTGTLFAFVVSHVIVALPFTIISIINSLKLFDQSIEDAAVICGASRLQAIFKVTFPAIRPGMIAGGLFAFLVSWDEVVLSVMMASPDLQTLPVKMWTTLRQDLSPVIAVASTLLIGLSLLVMFIAAALRRRTEVNA; encoded by the coding sequence ATGCTCCTGTCTCCCAATGCCATGGGCCGCCCGCTGCGCACCGGCCTGTACCTGACCACCGGGGTCATCGCCGCCTTCCTGCTGTTGCCGGTGGTGTTCATCGTGCTGTTGTCGTTCGGCTCGTCGCAGTGGCTGGTGTTCCCGCCGCCGGGCTGGACCTTCAAATGGTATGGCCAGTTCTTCTCCAACCCGGAGTGGATGGACGCTGCGCTGGCCAGCCTCAAGGTGGCCCTGCTGACCACCGTGGCAGCCGTGCTGTTGGGCCTGCCCACCGCGTTCGCCCTGGTGCGTGGCCGTTTCCCTGGCCGCGAACTGCTGTACGGGCTGTTCACCATGCCGATGATCGTGCCGCTGGTGATCATCGCGGTGGCGGTGTACGCGCTGTTCCTCAAGCTTGGCTACACCGGCACGCTGTTCGCCTTCGTGGTCAGCCACGTGATCGTCGCCTTGCCCTTCACCATCATCTCGATCATCAACTCGCTGAAGCTGTTCGACCAGTCGATCGAGGACGCCGCGGTGATCTGCGGCGCCTCACGGCTGCAGGCGATCTTCAAGGTGACCTTCCCGGCGATTCGCCCGGGCATGATCGCCGGTGGCCTGTTCGCCTTTCTGGTGTCGTGGGATGAGGTAGTGCTGAGCGTGATGATGGCCAGCCCCGACCTGCAGACCCTGCCGGTGAAGATGTGGACCACCCTGCGCCAGGACCTCAGCCCGGTCATTGCCGTGGCCTCGACCTTGCTGATCGGCCTGTCGCTGCTTGTCATGTTCATTGCCGCCGCTTTGCGTCGGCGCACCGAAGTCAACGCCTGA
- a CDS encoding ABC transporter permease, with translation MKVAINALHSAQGAPTGTGASGAAQRRASLSQRWKGSRNLLPALLFLGLFFFAPLAGLLLRGVLEPTPGLGNYEQLFANSAYARVLFNTFSVAGVVTLISVLLGFPLAWAITLVPKGWGRWLLNIVLLSMWTSLLARTYSWLVLLQSSGVINKALMAMGIIDAPLEMVHNLTGVVIGMSYIMIPFIVLPLQATMHAIDPMVLQAGSICGASPWTNFWKVFLPLCRSGLFSGALMVFVMSLGYYVTPALLGGAQNMMLPEFIIQQVQSFLNWGLASAAAALLVVITLVLFYLYLKLQPESPVGNAR, from the coding sequence ATGAAAGTCGCCATCAACGCCCTGCATAGCGCGCAAGGTGCCCCCACGGGCACCGGCGCATCGGGCGCGGCCCAGCGCCGCGCAAGCCTGAGCCAGCGCTGGAAAGGCAGCCGCAACCTGCTGCCGGCCCTGCTGTTCCTTGGCCTGTTCTTCTTCGCCCCGCTGGCCGGCCTGTTGCTGCGCGGGGTGCTGGAGCCGACGCCGGGGCTGGGCAATTACGAGCAGCTGTTCGCCAACTCGGCCTATGCGCGGGTGCTGTTCAACACCTTCTCGGTGGCCGGCGTGGTCACCCTGATCAGCGTGCTGCTGGGTTTCCCGCTGGCCTGGGCGATCACCCTGGTGCCGAAGGGCTGGGGCCGCTGGCTGCTGAACATCGTGCTGCTGTCGATGTGGACCAGCCTGCTGGCGCGCACCTACTCGTGGCTGGTGCTGCTGCAGAGCTCGGGGGTGATCAACAAGGCGTTGATGGCCATGGGTATCATCGATGCGCCGCTGGAAATGGTGCATAACCTGACCGGCGTGGTGATCGGCATGAGCTACATCATGATCCCGTTCATCGTGCTGCCGCTGCAGGCCACCATGCATGCCATCGACCCGATGGTGCTGCAGGCCGGCTCGATCTGCGGCGCCAGCCCGTGGACCAATTTCTGGAAGGTATTCCTGCCGCTGTGCCGCTCGGGGCTGTTCTCCGGGGCGCTGATGGTGTTCGTGATGTCGCTCGGTTACTACGTCACCCCCGCCCTGCTGGGCGGTGCGCAGAACATGATGCTGCCCGAATTCATCATCCAGCAGGTGCAGTCCTTCCTCAACTGGGGCCTGGCCAGCGCCGCCGCCGCATTGCTGGTGGTCATCACCCTGGTGCTCTTCTACCTGTACCTGAAGCTGCAGCCGGAATCGCCGGTTGGCAACGCGAGGTAA
- a CDS encoding polyamine ABC transporter substrate-binding protein codes for MLLSKRVTAVLSASLLTLACQAAQAADSLNFVSWGGTTQDAQKEAWAVPFSKASGIKVVQDGPTDYGKLKAMVESGNVQWDVVDVEADFALRAASEGLLEPLDFNQIKRDKIDPRFVSDHGVGSFFFSFVLGYNEGKLGANKPLDWTALFDTKTYPGKRALYKWPSPGVLELALLADGVAPDKLYPLDLDRAFKKLDTIKQDIVWWGGGAQSQQLLASGEASLGQFWNGRVYALQQDGAPVGVSWKQNLVMADFLVVPKGARNKDAAMKFLANASSAEGQAEFANKTAYAPVNVDSVAKLDKDLAQNLPTAYAQDQVTLDFAYWAKNGQAIAARWNEWLVK; via the coding sequence ATGCTGTTGAGCAAACGTGTAACCGCAGTGCTGTCCGCCAGCCTGCTGACCCTGGCCTGCCAGGCCGCCCAGGCTGCCGACAGCCTGAACTTCGTCAGCTGGGGCGGTACCACCCAGGACGCCCAGAAAGAAGCGTGGGCCGTACCCTTCAGCAAGGCCAGCGGCATCAAGGTGGTCCAGGACGGCCCCACCGACTACGGCAAGCTCAAGGCCATGGTCGAAAGCGGCAACGTGCAGTGGGACGTGGTCGATGTCGAAGCCGACTTCGCCCTGCGGGCTGCCAGCGAAGGCCTGCTCGAACCCCTCGATTTCAACCAGATCAAACGCGACAAGATCGACCCCCGCTTCGTCTCCGATCACGGCGTCGGTTCGTTCTTCTTCTCCTTCGTGCTCGGCTACAACGAAGGCAAGCTCGGCGCCAACAAACCGCTGGACTGGACGGCGTTGTTCGATACCAAGACCTACCCGGGCAAACGCGCCCTGTACAAATGGCCCAGCCCTGGCGTGCTGGAACTGGCCCTGCTGGCCGATGGCGTAGCCCCCGACAAGCTCTACCCGCTGGACCTGGATCGCGCCTTCAAGAAACTCGACACCATCAAGCAGGACATTGTCTGGTGGGGCGGTGGCGCCCAGTCGCAGCAGCTGCTGGCCTCGGGTGAAGCTTCGCTCGGCCAGTTCTGGAATGGCCGCGTCTACGCCCTGCAGCAGGACGGTGCGCCGGTGGGCGTGAGCTGGAAACAGAACCTGGTCATGGCCGACTTCCTCGTGGTGCCCAAGGGTGCCAGGAACAAGGATGCAGCGATGAAGTTCCTGGCCAACGCCAGCAGCGCCGAAGGCCAGGCCGAGTTCGCCAACAAGACTGCCTACGCGCCGGTGAACGTCGACAGCGTGGCCAAGCTGGACAAGGACCTTGCACAGAACCTGCCCACCGCCTACGCCCAGGACCAGGTCACCCTCGACTTCGCCTACTGGGCCAAGAACGGCCAGGCCATCGCAGCCCGCTGGAATGAGTGGTTGGTCAAATGA
- the ribBA gene encoding bifunctional 3,4-dihydroxy-2-butanone-4-phosphate synthase/GTP cyclohydrolase II: MAFNTIEELLEDYRQGKMVLLVDDEDRENEGDLLIAAERCDAQAINFMAREARGLICLTLTEERCQRLGLEQMVPANGSVFSTAFTVSIEAASGVTTGISAADRARTVAAAMAPGARPEDLVQPGHIFPLRAREGGVLTRAGHTEAGCDLARLAGFTPASVIVEVLNDDGTMARRPDLEVFAARHGIKIGTIADLIHYRLSTEQTIKRIGERELPTVHGNFRLVTYEDRIEGGVHMAMVMGNIRREQPTLVRVHVIDPLRDLVGAEYAGPPNWTLWAALQKVAEEGAGVVVILANHESSQALLERVPQLTHPVRPYQRGQSKVYSEVGTGAQILQDLGVGKLRHLGPPLKYAGLAGYELEVVQSIPFEPGLVG, from the coding sequence ATGGCATTCAACACCATCGAGGAACTTCTCGAGGACTACCGGCAGGGCAAGATGGTCCTGCTGGTGGATGACGAGGACCGGGAAAACGAAGGCGACCTGCTGATCGCCGCCGAGCGTTGCGACGCCCAGGCCATCAACTTCATGGCCCGCGAAGCGCGCGGCCTGATCTGCCTGACCCTGACCGAAGAACGCTGTCAGCGCCTGGGCCTGGAGCAGATGGTACCGGCCAACGGCAGTGTGTTCAGCACCGCTTTCACCGTGTCGATCGAAGCGGCCAGCGGCGTGACTACCGGCATTTCTGCCGCCGACCGGGCGCGCACCGTGGCCGCAGCCATGGCCCCCGGCGCCCGCCCCGAGGACCTAGTGCAACCTGGGCACATCTTCCCCCTGCGCGCCCGCGAAGGCGGCGTGCTGACCCGCGCCGGGCACACCGAAGCCGGTTGCGACCTGGCGCGCCTGGCCGGTTTCACCCCGGCTTCGGTGATCGTCGAGGTGCTCAATGACGACGGCACCATGGCCCGCCGCCCCGACCTGGAAGTATTCGCCGCCCGGCATGGGATCAAGATCGGCACCATCGCCGACCTGATTCATTACCGCCTGAGTACCGAACAGACCATCAAGCGTATCGGCGAACGCGAACTGCCGACCGTGCATGGCAACTTCCGCCTGGTCACCTATGAGGACCGTATCGAAGGGGGGGTGCACATGGCCATGGTCATGGGCAACATCCGCCGCGAACAACCGACCCTGGTGCGGGTGCATGTGATCGACCCGCTGCGCGACCTGGTCGGTGCCGAATACGCCGGGCCACCCAACTGGACGCTGTGGGCGGCGCTGCAGAAAGTGGCCGAGGAAGGCGCCGGTGTGGTGGTGATCCTGGCCAACCATGAGTCCTCCCAGGCCTTGCTCGAGCGCGTACCGCAGCTCACCCACCCGGTGCGGCCTTACCAGCGAGGGCAATCGAAGGTGTACTCCGAGGTCGGCACCGGGGCGCAGATTCTGCAGGACCTGGGCGTGGGCAAGCTGCGTCACCTGGGCCCACCACTGAAATATGCCGGGCTGGCCGGGTACGAGCTGGAGGTGGTGCAGAGCATTCCCTTCGAGCCTGGGCTGGTGGGCTGA
- a CDS encoding DUF1330 domain-containing protein produces MKAYWIAHVDVTDPEQYQQYTQRAPAAFQAFGGRFLARGGRSEALEGRPTPQRSVVIEFDSYEQALACYRSALYQEACSHRQGVAKAEVIIVEGVES; encoded by the coding sequence ATGAAGGCCTACTGGATCGCCCACGTGGACGTGACCGACCCCGAGCAATACCAGCAGTACACCCAGCGTGCCCCGGCTGCCTTCCAGGCGTTCGGTGGCCGCTTTCTGGCTCGCGGCGGACGCAGCGAGGCGCTGGAAGGGCGGCCTACCCCTCAGCGTAGCGTGGTGATCGAGTTCGATTCGTACGAGCAGGCGCTGGCGTGTTACCGGTCCGCGTTGTACCAGGAGGCGTGCAGCCATCGTCAGGGGGTGGCGAAGGCTGAGGTGATCATCGTCGAAGGGGTCGAGTCCTGA
- a CDS encoding pirin family protein gives MLTVRNAKDRGLAFHGWLKSFHTFSFGHYRNPEEQGFSDLLVINDDRVIAGKGFGQHPHRDMEIFSYVLEGALEHKDTLGTGSVIRPGDVQLMSAGHGVAHSEFNHSQLQPVHFLQIWIVPNVQGATPRYQQQHFSAEEKRGKLRLIISPDGAEGSLQVRQNARVYAGLFDGDERATLTLPENRHAYMHVARGSIELNGQVLNEGDGVRVRQEQVLELGNGVDAEVLVFDLRPHELPGMP, from the coding sequence ATGCTTACCGTACGCAACGCCAAAGACCGCGGCCTGGCCTTCCATGGCTGGCTGAAATCCTTCCACACCTTCTCCTTCGGCCATTACCGCAACCCGGAGGAGCAAGGTTTCTCCGACCTGCTGGTGATCAACGACGACCGCGTCATCGCCGGCAAGGGCTTTGGCCAGCACCCGCACCGGGACATGGAGATTTTCTCCTATGTGCTGGAAGGCGCACTGGAGCACAAGGACACGCTGGGCACCGGCTCGGTGATCCGCCCGGGCGATGTGCAGCTGATGAGCGCTGGCCACGGCGTGGCCCACAGCGAGTTCAACCACAGCCAGCTGCAGCCGGTGCATTTCCTGCAGATCTGGATCGTACCGAACGTGCAAGGCGCAACGCCGCGTTACCAGCAACAGCATTTCAGTGCCGAGGAAAAGCGCGGCAAGCTGCGCCTGATCATCTCGCCGGATGGCGCCGAGGGGTCATTGCAGGTACGGCAGAATGCGCGGGTGTATGCCGGTCTGTTCGACGGTGACGAGCGTGCCACCCTGACCTTGCCAGAAAACCGCCATGCCTACATGCACGTGGCCCGGGGCAGCATCGAGCTCAATGGGCAAGTGCTGAATGAAGGGGATGGGGTGCGGGTGAGGCAGGAACAGGTGCTGGAACTGGGCAATGGAGTGGATGCCGAGGTGCTGGTGTTCGACCTGCGGCCGCATGAATTGCCTGGCATGCCGTAA
- a CDS encoding polymorphic toxin type 44 domain-containing protein — translation MNRNITHPSVLKMKKLTSFDATEEHAKFQRLPWYARLLPPEFQSMMVANTAAAMALWTERVGQNRPWDHKAAIAQQFGGAWQKQGEVDFFYDIWSNIHYGYVGRAGGLSESVLLDGAGLEQIASDSIRKVQKWAERKGPHRSADIEGLRAWDDIGDRVAIGIGIKLHKLHPNGGITAKILMAEVLALPRSSWGGAIVDHACK, via the coding sequence ATGAACCGCAACATCACGCACCCATCCGTACTGAAAATGAAGAAGCTGACCAGCTTTGACGCGACAGAGGAACATGCAAAATTTCAAAGGCTGCCTTGGTATGCACGTCTTTTACCGCCTGAATTTCAATCAATGATGGTTGCTAACACTGCTGCCGCGATGGCGCTTTGGACGGAGCGGGTGGGTCAGAACAGACCATGGGATCACAAGGCGGCGATTGCGCAACAGTTCGGCGGGGCTTGGCAGAAACAAGGTGAAGTCGACTTCTTCTACGACATCTGGTCGAACATCCACTACGGCTATGTAGGAAGGGCGGGAGGCCTGTCAGAAAGTGTTCTTCTGGATGGTGCTGGGCTTGAGCAAATTGCATCAGACTCTATTCGGAAAGTTCAAAAGTGGGCTGAACGCAAAGGACCCCATCGCTCCGCTGATATAGAAGGGCTGCGGGCTTGGGATGACATAGGTGATCGTGTCGCTATCGGCATTGGCATCAAACTGCACAAGCTGCACCCAAATGGTGGGATTACGGCAAAGATACTCATGGCCGAGGTGTTAGCATTGCCTCGCTCAAGCTGGGGAGGTGCCATAGTTGATCACGCCTGCAAGTAA
- a CDS encoding alpha/beta hydrolase, with product MNIVHKTLTASLLALSVSSAFAAGSPGVESHTQAFLEALQQGGGKPLEQLSPKDARAVLTGAQASAKVDLSGIEVKQHSIQADGQSITLQVVRPANVQGDLPVFMFFHGGGWVLGDFPTHQRLIRDLVVGSGAVAVYVDYTPSPEAHYPTAINQAYAATRWVAEHGKEIGVDGKRLAVAGNSVGGNMAAVVALKAKEAGTPALRFQLLLWPVTDASFETASYQQFAEGHFLTTGMMKWFWDNYTTDAKAREQIYASPLRASSEQLKGLPPALVQTAEFDVLRDEGEAYARKLNAAGVTVTSVRYNGMIHDYGLLNPLSQVPAVKAAMRQAGTELKVHLQ from the coding sequence ATGAACATTGTCCACAAAACCCTCACCGCCTCCCTCCTCGCGCTGTCCGTTTCCAGCGCTTTCGCTGCCGGCAGCCCGGGGGTCGAGAGCCACACCCAGGCGTTTCTCGAAGCGTTGCAACAAGGTGGCGGCAAGCCGCTGGAACAGCTCAGCCCGAAAGACGCCCGTGCCGTGCTGACCGGTGCCCAGGCTTCGGCCAAGGTCGACCTCTCCGGCATCGAGGTGAAGCAACACAGCATCCAGGCCGATGGCCAGTCGATCACGCTGCAAGTGGTACGCCCGGCCAATGTGCAGGGCGACCTGCCGGTGTTCATGTTCTTCCACGGCGGCGGCTGGGTGCTCGGTGACTTCCCGACCCACCAGCGGCTGATCCGCGACCTGGTGGTCGGCTCTGGCGCAGTGGCAGTCTATGTCGACTACACCCCGTCGCCAGAAGCGCATTATCCGACGGCGATCAACCAGGCCTACGCCGCGACCCGCTGGGTGGCCGAGCATGGCAAGGAAATCGGCGTGGACGGCAAGCGCCTGGCCGTGGCCGGCAACAGCGTCGGCGGCAACATGGCGGCGGTGGTTGCGCTCAAGGCCAAAGAAGCCGGTACCCCGGCGCTGCGCTTCCAGCTGCTGTTGTGGCCGGTCACCGACGCCAGCTTCGAGACTGCTTCCTACCAGCAGTTTGCCGAGGGGCACTTCCTCACCACCGGGATGATGAAATGGTTCTGGGACAACTACACCACCGATGCCAAGGCGCGGGAACAGATCTATGCCTCGCCGCTGCGCGCCAGCAGCGAACAGCTCAAAGGCCTGCCGCCGGCCCTGGTGCAGACGGCCGAGTTCGACGTGCTGCGCGATGAAGGTGAGGCGTATGCCCGCAAGTTGAATGCCGCTGGCGTGACGGTGACCTCGGTGCGCTACAACGGGATGATTCATGACTATGGCTTGCTCAACCCGCTGAGCCAGGTGCCGGCTGTAAAGGCGGCAATGCGTCAGGCGGGCACCGAACTTAAAGTGCACTTGCAGTAA